DNA sequence from the Meleagris gallopavo isolate NT-WF06-2002-E0010 breed Aviagen turkey brand Nicholas breeding stock unplaced genomic scaffold, Turkey_5.1 ChrUn_random_7180001866109, whole genome shotgun sequence genome:
CTTCCTCTTCCGCGCCGTCCGCCACGATTCCTTCGCCGAGGCCGAGCTGTGCGTGGTTGATTACGGGCAGCACCGTCGCTTCACCGAAGCCTTCACCGTCGCCCTCCGCTTCGTCGCCGGAttcctcctccctttctccGCCATCACCGTGTGCCACGCGCTCCTCCTGGCCCGGCTCCGTGCTCGGCGTTTCTCCAACACCCGCCGCGCCGCCGGCACCGTGCTGGCCGTGGTGATCACCTTCTTCGTGTGCTGGTTGCCGTATCACGTCGTGGGTTTGATCCTCGCCTCCACCACGTCGAGCTCCGCGATCTACCGGGGGGCGGCGGCGGTGGATCCGGTGCTCACCGGCTTGGCCTACGCCAACAGCTGCGCCAATCCGCTCATCTACGCGGTGGCGgcggggaggaggggagggtgGGGAGGCggggagcagggcaggaggtCGTGGTGCGCGGCGCTGCGCCGCGTGCTGAGCGAGGAGCCCAACAGNNNNNNNNNNNNNNNNNNNNNNNNNNNNNNNNNNNNNNNNNNNNNNNNNNNNNNNNNNNNNNNNNNNNNNNNNNNNNNNNNNNNNNNNNNNNNNNNNNNNNNNNNNNNNNNNNNNNNNNNNNNNNNNNNNNNNNNNNNNNNNNNNNNNNNNNNNNNNNNNNNNNNNNNNNNNNNNNNNNNNNNNNNNNNNNNNNNNNNNNNNNNNNNNNNNNNNNNNNNNNNNNNNNNNNNNNNNNNNNNNNNNNNNNNNNNNNNNNNNNNNNNNNNNNNNNNNNNNNNNNNNNNNNNNNNNNNNNNNNNNNNNNNNNNNNNNNNNNNNNNNNNNNNNNNNNNNNNNNNNNNNNNNNNNNNNNNNNNNNNNNNNNNNNNNNNNNNNNNNNNNNNNNNNNNNNNNNNNNNNNNNNNNNNNNNNNNNNNNNNNNNNNNNNNNNNNNNNNNNNNNNNNNNNNNNNNNNNNNNNNNNNNNNNNNNNNNNNNNNNNNNNNNNNNNNNNNNNNNNNNNNNNNNNNNNNNNNNNNNNNNNNNNNNNNNNNNNNNNNNNNNNNNNNNNNNNNNNNNNNNNNNNNNNNNNNNNNNNNNNNNNNNNNNNNNNNNNNNNNNNNNNNNNNNNNNNNNNNNNNNNNNNNNNNNNNNNNNNNNNNNNNNNNNNNNNNNNNNNNNNNNNNNNNNNNNNNNNNNNNNNNNNNNNNNNNNNNNNNNNNNNNNNNNNNNNNNNNNNNNNNNNNNNNNNNNNNNNNNNNNNNNNNNNNNNNNNNNNNNNNNNNNNNNNNNNNNNNNNNNNNNNNNNNNNNNNNNNNNNNNNNNNNNNNNNNNNNNNNNNNNNNNNNNNNNNNNNNNNNNNNNNNNNNNNNNNNNNNNNNNNNNNNNNNNNNNNNNNNNNNNNNNNNNNNNNNNNNNNNNNNNNNNNNNNNNNNNNNNNNNNNNNNNNNNNNNNNNNNNNNNNNNNNNNNNNNNNNNNNNNNNNNNNNNNNNNNNNNNNNNNNNNNNNNNNNNNNNNNNNNNNNNNNNNNNNNNNNNNNNNNACCATCTTTGGGGTTATCACCTTCTTGGGGTCATCATCTTTGGGGTTGACACCTTGGGGTCACCATCTTTGGGGTCACCATCTTCGGGGTCATCAGCACCTTGGGGTCACCATCTTTGGGGTCATCAGCTCTTTGGGGTCACCATCTTTGGGGTCACCATCTTTGGGGTTGGCACCTTGGGGTCACCATCTTTGGGGTCATCGGCTCCTTGGGGTCACCATCTTTGGGGCCACCATGTTTGGGGTTATCACCTTCTTGGGGTCACCATCTTTTGGGTCATCGGCTCCTTGGGGTCACCATCTTTGGGGTCACCATCTTTGGGGTTATCACCTTCTTGGGGTCATCATCTTTGGGGTTGGCACCTTGGGGTCACCATCTTTGGGGTCATCGGCTCTTTGGGGTTGGCACCTGGGGGTCATCATCGTCATCTTGGCACCATCTTCTTTGGTCATCATCTTTTTGGGGTCATTGTCTTCTTGGGGTCACCATCCTCTTGGGATCATCACCTCCTTGGGGTCACCATCTTTTGGGGTTGGCACATTGGGGTCATCGTTTTCTTGGGGTCACCGTCCTCTTGAGGTTGTCATCTTTTTGGGGGTCGCCATCTTTTGGTCACCATCTTCTTGGGTTCATCACCTCTTTGCTTCACCACCTTTGGGGTTGTCGCCATCTTCTTGGGGTCCCCGTCTTTTTAGGGTCTCCACTTTTGGGGTCACCTTGAGCTTCACTACCATTTGtcattttccaaattaaaaacaacaaaaccaaacttcCTGTTCCTGCAGATACCAAAAAGGGGACAATGGGAACCatgggggacactgggggacaaTGGGGCACATGGGGACAATTCGGGGGGcattggggacatttggggatatttggggacattgggacaATGGGGCTCagaggggacagtggggacatttggggacatttgggcGCATTGGTACAATGGGGACATACAGGAAAAATAGGGACATTGGGGCACTTGGCCACGCCCCTTTCCCGTAGCCACGCCCACTCCCTGTAACCACGCCCCTTCTCTTATCCCCGCACATGTAACCACGCCCTCTTCACACAGCCCCGCCCACCGTCATGCAAACACGCCCCCTTCTCGTAGCCCCGCCCCCTCCAATTCGACCACgccccctcccccctcctctACGCTACTTCCGGTTCGCGCGACGGGAAACAGGAACCGGAAGTAGAACTGCAGCCGAAACGGAAGCGGACCGCGGAGGAGGACCGTGGTAGAGCCGGGCGTGCGGTGTGTGGGGCGGAGCGAAGGCCGTGTGGGGCGGGACTGAGGAGGGGCTGGGGGGTCGGGCCCGTGTGGGGCGGGTGCGAGGCCGGGAGGGGTTGGGCCTGAGCCCTGCGTGGGTCAGTTGTGGGGTCCGTGTGGGTGTGAGACGTGTGGGTCCGGCCTGGGACCTGCGTGGATCTGAGGCCGGTGGGGTTTGGGGTCGCTGGGCCTGAGGTGTGCGGGGCTGAGGGCTGTGTGGTTCGGGCCGGAGGTTTTtgtggggctgagggctgaGCCTGAGGCCGGGTACGGCTCTGAGTGCTCTGGGTCGGGTCTGAGGCATTTGTGGGGCAGAGGCTTACGGGTTGAGCTTGTGGGTCAGACCTGAGAcctgtgtggggctgggagttGTGTGGGGCTGAGACCCATGGGGCTGAGGGGCTGGGAactgtgtggggctgggaactgtgtggggctgggagttGTGTGGGGCTGGGAACTGTGTGGGGCTGAGATCTGTGGGGCACGGAGCTATAGGGCTGAGATCTGTGGGgttgggatctatggggctgagATCTTTGAGgttgggatctatggggctgagATCCGTGGGACACGGATCTATAGAGCTGagatctgtggggctgggagctgtggggcagggatctgtggggctgagatctgtggggcagggatCTATAGGGCTGAGATCTGTGGGGCAGGAATCTTTAGGGCTgagatctatggggctgggagctgtggggctgggagctgtgtgggTCTGAGACCTGTGGAATTGGAAGCTTTGAGTCTGGAACCTGTGGGGCTGGGACTCGTGGGGCTGGGAGCCGTGGGGCTGAGCGCTATGGGTCACGCCTGAGTCCCAGACCTGGAGCTGAGCTCCGTGAcgcacagctcagccccataaACTCCCTCCGTGCCCCACAGCGCCATGCGTTCGGACGACGAAGGGACCCCCCCTCCCTCGGAGTGGGACTGGGGCTGCCCGCGCACGCGGCGCCGCGTGGAGGAGCTGCACTTCGGCCCCGGGGGGCTCCTGCCCTCCAACCCTGAGGACATCCGCAACTTCTGGACCTTCTTCGAACGGCTGAGGCGCTTCCAGAGCCGAAAACCTCCTCCGACACCGACCCCAAAAGACACCAGGAAGGATCCATCGCCGTCGCTCGGTCTCCCACCGCGCTACGACGCGCTGCACCGCATCAACGTGACCCTACCAGAACCCCAAACCTCGCGCCGCGACGGCCCTGCCGTGCCCCGCCGGCACCGGGCAGAGCTGCGCTGCGCCCTGCTGCATTATTTGGACTTCACGCAGAAACAGAGCTTCTCCAAACTGGCCAAAATCCGCCGGGATCGCGCGGCGCTGCCCATCGCCCGCTTCCGGGAGCCCATCCTGCAGGCCGTGGCGCGGCACCGCGTGGCGCTGGTGGCCGGAGATACGGGTTGTGGTAAATCCACGCAGGTGCCGCAGTTCCTGTTGGAGGCTGGGTACCAAAACGTGGCCTGCACGCAGCCGCGCCGCATCGCCTGCATCGCCCTGGCCAAGCGCGTGGCCTACGAGAGCCTCCGGCAGCACAGCGG
Encoded proteins:
- the LOC104916037 gene encoding probable ATP-dependent RNA helicase DHX34 isoform X2, with amino-acid sequence MRSDDEGTPPPSEWDWGCPRTRRRVEELHFGPGGLLPSNPEDIRNFWTFFERLRRFQSRKPPPTPTPKDTRKDPSPSLGLPPRYDALHRINVTLPEPQTSRRDGPAVPRRHRAELRCALLHYLDFTQKQSFSKLAKIRRDRAALPIARFREPILQAVARHRVALVAGDTGCGKSTQVPQFLLEAGYQNVACTQPRRIACIALAKRVAYESLRQHSGQVSYQIRFDTTRSPCTQILFLTEGLLLRQAQRDPQLSGYQVLIADEVHERHLHADVLLGVLRRLLLSRPDLRLLLMSATINIELFAQYFGGAPVVQVPGRSYPISVRRSGAGGSIVRMELGSLGSIPNLELGFYGA
- the LOC104916037 gene encoding probable ATP-dependent RNA helicase DHX34 isoform X1; amino-acid sequence: MQTRPLLVAPPPPIRPRPLPPPLRYFRFARRETGTGSRTAAETEADRGGGPCAMRSDDEGTPPPSEWDWGCPRTRRRVEELHFGPGGLLPSNPEDIRNFWTFFERLRRFQSRKPPPTPTPKDTRKDPSPSLGLPPRYDALHRINVTLPEPQTSRRDGPAVPRRHRAELRCALLHYLDFTQKQSFSKLAKIRRDRAALPIARFREPILQAVARHRVALVAGDTGCGKSTQVPQFLLEAGYQNVACTQPRRIACIALAKRVAYESLRQHSGQVSYQIRFDTTRSPCTQILFLTEGLLLRQAQRDPQLSGYQVLIADEVHERHLHADVLLGVLRRLLLSRPDLRLLLMSATINIELFAQYFGGAPVVQVPGRSYPISVRRSGAGGSIVRMELGSLGSIPNLELGFYGA